AGAGGATCATGGGGATCTGGCCTTCGAACTGGTTGTTGTTGAGGAATATGCCGTCCAAACCTCCCACAAAGAGCTCATCTGGGACTTCACCTGAGAAGCTGTTGAACCTGAGGTCAAGGTAGATGAGGTTTGGGATGCGGAGTGTGGAGGTGGGGAAGGGTCCTGAGAACTGGTTGTTACTAAGGTCCAGCTCCGTGAGGTACTGTAGCTCCCTGAAGGAGTCTGGAATTGTACCTGAGAACCGGTTGCTGTTTAGGTGAATGATGGAGAGATATGCGAGGAAAGAGAGCTCCTTCACCAATGAGCCTTTGAGGCTGGCATGGTTGAGATCTATGCCTGCGAccacagaggaggaggaggaggaggtgcccTCAGGTGGTTCGGAGCAGAAGACACCTCTGTATGAGCATACATTCGGACCAACCCAGGAGGCTAGGATTCCTGATGGATCCTCTGTGATGGCTGACTTCCAAGCTTGAAGAGCTGTGTACTCCACGCTGCTGGTGGGATTTGAGGGACTGGTTGGTGGTGCTTGTGTGCTGGCTGTGGTGGTAGTGGTGCCTCTTCCATTGATCCAGACTCCAACACCACCACCAATGCCAATACTAAATGCTGAGGTTTTTAGGGAGAAGAGTTGGAAGAAGGCAAGAAGGAGATACCACCATGTCTTTTGCATCGGACTAAAGGAAGGATTGGAGTCTCTCAGGGCTTTTGGTGGATTTGAGAGCTGCTCTCTCATGTATGTGCCGGTTGATGGGCTCCTTGCACTCCTGCGTCTATCTCCCTTACCTGTGGTGCTTCTGTCTGACACTGAGCATCATCTTATTGCAAGTGCTAAAATTGTCAGCATCTCCAATGGTTAGTTCGAGAGAATTAAATTGTGTGGGGAAATAGCATTTATGATCTTGACTGGGATCTGGTTGGTGGTAATGTGTTTGAAGTATGCAGTTCTGAGTCTTCAAATTCTGCAGAGTGGCCACAAAAAAGAGAATCAACCCACCAATTAACTCAAAGTGTAAGTTGGAAAGTGGTAGCTTCTATTTGTTCCATTTAAAACATGCTCATGTATATAATTCTTAGAGGAACAAGGTGCCTCATAACTGGATTGCACAACCAGTCTTATTCTTTCCTTACCGACAACACTTCGAGTGGAGAACTTTCTAAGCATGCACACCTCACTGGTTATGGATGATGGGGAGACATGGAAGGTGGCAGAATGTCTGATTAAACATATCCTACTTTTTCTTGCTGTTGTGGCTTTTTTGGACTGTTGGTTTGTTTTTGAAGCAAGATCAGGACAATCACTGAACACAGAGAAATTGTAATAGATAAGTGGTCTTCTTATATCACCCATGGTGTCAATTTCTAACCAAGAAGCTTGGCAAACCTATTTTCTATATTCCTCGTTACATGGCTTCACGGTGTTCTTTAGTTAAAACATGTTCAGAAACTCAGTTTGATGGTATGATTTGCATGTGTTGTTTTTTCCAATTAAACTCTTTTTAAGTTTCTCAGTGGATGTAGAAGATGGAACTGACTGATTCATATTGCTTTTTTGTGCTTCCAGGTTGGTCCATGTGGACCTTGGTGTGTACACATCCAAATTGCTGGTGTTCTCCCCACTGTATTGATGGAAAGCATCTCATGATTCTATTCCTTTTTATCTTTATGCTTCAAAGTGAAAAATGTCCTACTAGATCGCAACCCATCCAAGAACTTCTATGTAGGCCTCAGATTATTGATGGCTGCAATGCTTGTCCTGCTCCAAAGAGGCTTCTAACCACATGAAGGCACGTAGCTTATGCTAAGGGATTCAATTGGtacttctcttctctctttcatgttctttttcttTGCTTTTGGAACGAACATTTAAACCTGTTGGCTCAAGCATGCATCAGAAGTCACTATATGCAGTCTTAACTATTGTGGCAGAAATCACTGTTAGCTTGTGGACTTTGGAACTCAAGATTTGTGTGAACGTCTTTTTTGGTTGACGTCAACGTCGATTCTATCGTTAGGTTCAAAAAGAATCCAAAGCTTTTCTTCCCGTCTTTGTCAACATCTGTAAGTCTTCTGTTCTCATTTCTCCATCATATTATGCTATTGCCACTTGATAGTTCATCCTCTCCAGGAAGCTCCAAGTTGGGCACACTCATGATTGATGGAATGTTATCCCAATAGATGAATTACTGAGAAaaaccctttttttatttttttcaagaaagtgtcatttattttcaaaatttactaacagtatatttttttttaatatctgaaATAGTCTTGATTTGATAAGCCAATCAcatattcttttttctttcctttctctaTGGGTCGGTTCTTAGGGTAAATTggtctaattataatatttttatattatattatattattttcaataatactaagAAAATACTGTATCATAGCATAAAAGTATTAT
This DNA window, taken from Musa acuminata AAA Group cultivar baxijiao chromosome BXJ3-7, Cavendish_Baxijiao_AAA, whole genome shotgun sequence, encodes the following:
- the LOC103991351 gene encoding leucine-rich repeat extensin-like protein 4, which translates into the protein MREQLSNPPKALRDSNPSFSPMQKTWWYLLLAFFQLFSLKTSAFSIGIGGGVGVWINGRGTTTTTASTQAPPTSPSNPTSSVEYTALQAWKSAITEDPSGILASWVGPNVCSYRGVFCSEPPEGTSSSSSSVVAGIDLNHASLKGSLVKELSFLAYLSIIHLNSNRFSGTIPDSFRELQYLTELDLSNNQFSGPFPTSTLRIPNLIYLDLRFNSFSGEVPDELFVGGLDGIFLNNNQFEGQIPMILWNSPASVITLANNNFSGSIPASFGHVGPGIREVLFLNNELTGCIPEGIGFLSDVEVLDLSFNSFTGHLPSSLSCLSDIEVLNIAHNQFSGELPDLVCDLKSLLNLTVSYNFFSGFSQDCDKLFFRNVGFDFSGNCIPGRDMQRPPPECMGIPGGGLSCLRIPAAKAVACSRAMVQGSRMPAMPYTSPTSFPSLP